The Gracilibacillus caseinilyticus genome segment TGAAATTCCCTAATTTATCACGGTGTTCATCTGGCATGAATCCCTTTGTCTGCGTTAAAAAAGCCAAGCACTGTTGGGCATTCAGCCTCCCCGGCTCCACAAGTGCTCCAGTTGGGCATGCATCGATACACTTCGTACAAGTACCACAACCTTCTTCAATCGGTTGATCTGGTGTAAATGGAATATTGGTAATCATCTCTCCTAAATAAATATACGATCCAAACTCAGAAGAAATGATAAGCGTATTTTTTCCACTAAACCCTACACCTGCGCGTTCTGCAACGGCCCGGTCAGATAATTCACCAGTATCTACCATCGATGTATGACAAAAGTCAGGAACTTTCGCTTTTAAAAATGCAGCGAGCTTATTTAATTTTTCTCGAAGTACCACGTGATAATCGGTACCCCAAGACGCTCTGCAAAACATACCACGGCGGTCACCTTTAACGCTTTTAGGTGCGTCTTTTATTTTTGTCGGATAAGCAAGCGCAATGGCAATGATGGACTCCGCTTCAGGCTGAAGCTTTTTCGGAGTTGTTCTCTCTTCCAGTGTTCCTTTTTCAAAGCCTGATGCATAGCCTAGCGCTTGTTGTTCTTCTAACCTTGCTTTTAATTCTTTAAAGGGTTCGACACTTGCAAACCCAATTTGATCAATGCCTATTTCTTTACTGTAAGCAATAACCGCTTCTTTTAAATCTTGATATGCCATTACGCTCCCCTCCTCCCTGTTCGGGTAGTTAATCTGTTGTTAAATCTTTTTGTCTACT includes the following:
- the queG gene encoding tRNA epoxyqueuosine(34) reductase QueG: MAYQDLKEAVIAYSKEIGIDQIGFASVEPFKELKARLEEQQALGYASGFEKGTLEERTTPKKLQPEAESIIAIALAYPTKIKDAPKSVKGDRRGMFCRASWGTDYHVVLREKLNKLAAFLKAKVPDFCHTSMVDTGELSDRAVAERAGVGFSGKNTLIISSEFGSYIYLGEMITNIPFTPDQPIEEGCGTCTKCIDACPTGALVEPGRLNAQQCLAFLTQTKGFMPDEHRDKLGNFIYGFETCQAVCPYNKGVDFHHHPEFEPDPELVKPRLTDLLNISNKDFKEKFGPMAGSWRGKKPLQRNAILALGHYKETSALVQLIELMYHDPRPVIRGTAAWSIGKIGTEAGFQAIQEAMTCETDPEVIEEMEKGMRFKTIKQ